From the Bacteriovorax sp. Seq25_V genome, one window contains:
- a CDS encoding class I SAM-dependent methyltransferase codes for MKNLNAGAHASPNIQTDSDIYELENRACDPDHKIESFLETKFGWETGNVLDIGCGTGFHLPFFAKKANHVFGVEPHDDSRIKGMKRLVDENLKNVSILKGTAEAISLEDDLIDFAYARFAYFWGAGCEKGIEEVFRVLKQGGSFAMIDNNLERGTFGNWVKRSFNFSNSKQSETDEFWKNQGFELKVIDSAWEFTNREDLESVLKIEFPAKIYDEIIKEHKGLVIDYTFNLYFKSKV; via the coding sequence ATGAAAAATTTAAATGCAGGAGCTCATGCGTCTCCAAATATACAGACAGATAGCGATATTTATGAACTTGAAAATAGAGCGTGTGACCCTGATCATAAAATTGAGTCTTTCCTTGAAACAAAGTTTGGCTGGGAGACTGGTAACGTTCTTGATATAGGCTGTGGAACAGGTTTTCATTTGCCATTCTTTGCAAAGAAAGCAAACCACGTGTTTGGCGTAGAGCCACATGATGACTCTCGTATAAAAGGAATGAAACGCTTAGTTGATGAGAATTTGAAAAATGTTTCTATTTTAAAGGGAACAGCAGAAGCTATAAGTTTGGAAGATGATTTAATTGACTTTGCGTATGCTCGTTTTGCTTATTTTTGGGGAGCCGGCTGTGAAAAGGGAATCGAAGAAGTATTTCGTGTTCTTAAACAAGGTGGATCATTTGCTATGATCGATAATAATCTTGAGCGAGGAACTTTTGGCAATTGGGTGAAGCGAAGCTTTAATTTCTCTAATTCAAAACAAAGTGAAACTGATGAATTTTGGAAGAACCAAGGATTTGAACTCAAAGTTATAGATTCAGCATGGGAGTTCACTAACCGAGAGGACTTAGAATCTGTTTTAAAGATTGAATTTCCTGCAAAAATTTATGACGAAATCATCAAAGAACACAAGGGATTAGTAATAGATTATACTTTTAACTTATATTTTAAATCTAAGGTATAA
- a CDS encoding flagellar hook assembly protein FlgD, translated as MPGIGRPQQQTNPFARISKAPAQAPGAKKVNTNGVGEALNEIAGVEEEKKFVDKETHNKMGKDGFLKLLAHQLQNQDPLKPMDQKQFSADLAQFSQLEQLTNMNAKFDKFGANAPQETKFYGASFLGKEIVTRGSSIHYNGQDRNVDIPFFLDQAATNVTVNIYDSKKQLIGKVGAESLSRGQNTLRWNGKQLDGVRATKDNYRIEVVAYDDQMNKFKAKTSSTGLVTGVNFDKGETILTLANGKEIFLRDVDSFKMPSNQAVESVPARQAAQAYQQNSSDNSFNQ; from the coding sequence ATGCCAGGAATCGGTAGACCTCAACAACAAACAAATCCATTTGCGAGAATTTCAAAAGCTCCAGCGCAAGCGCCTGGCGCAAAAAAAGTAAATACAAATGGTGTAGGTGAGGCTCTGAATGAGATCGCAGGGGTTGAAGAGGAAAAGAAATTCGTCGACAAAGAAACTCATAACAAAATGGGGAAAGACGGTTTTCTAAAGTTATTAGCACACCAATTACAAAATCAAGATCCGCTCAAGCCAATGGATCAAAAGCAATTCTCTGCTGATCTTGCACAGTTCTCACAATTAGAACAATTAACAAATATGAATGCCAAGTTTGATAAGTTTGGAGCGAATGCACCTCAAGAGACAAAATTCTATGGTGCAAGTTTTCTTGGAAAAGAAATTGTTACGAGAGGCTCATCTATTCATTATAATGGACAGGATAGAAATGTGGATATTCCATTCTTTCTCGATCAAGCAGCTACCAACGTAACAGTGAATATTTACGACTCTAAGAAACAACTTATTGGAAAAGTAGGAGCTGAAAGTTTATCTCGTGGGCAAAACACTCTGAGATGGAATGGAAAGCAACTAGACGGTGTCAGAGCTACTAAAGACAATTATAGAATTGAAGTCGTTGCGTATGACGATCAAATGAATAAATTCAAAGCAAAAACAAGTTCTACTGGATTAGTAACTGGTGTTAACTTTGACAAAGGTGAAACCATCCTTACTTTAGCGAATGGAAAAGAAATATTTCTTCGCGATGTTGATAGCTTTAAGATGCCTTCAAACCAGGCCGTTGAAAGTGTTCCTGCAAGACAAGCGGCGCAAGCTTACCAACAAAATAGTTCTGACAATTCTTTTAATCAGTAA
- a CDS encoding TIGR02530 family flagellar biosynthesis protein: MTQNKVSNFLIPNVNKVPGNKKVDLRERLGGVEKDEFKNLLKDQISDVQSEHGINLSIHAAKRLQERNLSMDSSEYFKIKEAMEKLRSKGGRDSLVITDKAAYIVDVPGNKVVTAIDKGSIQDNVFTKIDSTVVV, from the coding sequence ATGACACAAAATAAGGTTTCAAATTTTTTAATCCCTAACGTAAATAAGGTGCCTGGTAATAAGAAGGTTGACCTTAGAGAGCGTCTTGGTGGAGTTGAGAAAGATGAATTTAAGAATCTTCTAAAAGATCAGATCAGCGATGTTCAGTCGGAACATGGAATCAATCTTTCAATTCATGCTGCTAAGAGATTACAAGAAAGAAATCTTTCAATGGATAGTAGCGAGTATTTTAAAATTAAAGAAGCGATGGAGAAGTTGAGATCTAAGGGTGGTAGAGACTCTTTAGTGATTACTGACAAAGCTGCTTATATTGTAGATGTGCCGGGGAACAAAGTTGTAACGGCCATTGATAAAGGAAGTATACAAGACAACGTATTTACAAAAATTGATTCTACTGTCGTAGTTTAA
- a CDS encoding flagellar hook protein FlgE, with the protein MGILRSFNIGVSGLNAVGQGMGVISDNISNSGTNGFKASRAEFQDVLAVSLKGIDGGDQFGAGVKLSHIKPLMSQGDVSRTESITDLAINGDGFFKVEAPFGPGFTRDGSMHFDKEGNLVNADGYKVVGFKADAEGKVTTKEGPIRLGNTTIAAQATQKVKVSMNLDSRAEVKQFDPLKPEETSNFSNSMTVYDNVGTARLVTTFFNKTADNNWTYRVMSDGADVNGGTPGVMVTQAEGNLIFNDKGQLQQEVEISNSFNFNKGAAADQKIAFNFGESISEGGDGTEASTQYGSGSALARHTQDGSSAATLASLSFNDKGILTAVYDNGEARDIAQIAVAKFENNEGLFKVGKNLFKESRNSGQPAMGQPGDAGRGEVLSKSIELSNVDIANEFVSLMTAQRNFQANAKTIGTADQMLQEIFRMKG; encoded by the coding sequence ATGGGTATTTTAAGATCTTTTAACATTGGTGTATCTGGTTTAAACGCAGTTGGACAGGGAATGGGAGTTATCTCGGATAACATTTCTAACTCTGGAACTAACGGTTTCAAAGCTTCAAGAGCTGAATTTCAAGACGTATTAGCTGTATCTCTAAAAGGTATCGATGGTGGTGACCAGTTCGGTGCTGGGGTTAAGCTTTCACACATTAAACCTCTAATGTCACAAGGTGATGTTTCGAGAACTGAATCAATTACAGACTTAGCAATTAACGGTGACGGTTTCTTTAAAGTTGAAGCGCCATTTGGACCAGGATTCACAAGAGATGGTTCTATGCACTTTGATAAAGAAGGAAATCTTGTTAATGCTGATGGATATAAAGTTGTTGGTTTCAAAGCTGATGCTGAAGGAAAAGTAACAACAAAAGAAGGTCCAATCAGACTTGGTAATACAACAATTGCAGCACAAGCGACACAAAAAGTTAAAGTATCAATGAACTTAGATTCACGTGCTGAAGTAAAACAATTTGACCCATTAAAGCCAGAAGAGACATCAAACTTTTCTAATTCAATGACTGTTTATGACAATGTTGGTACAGCAAGACTTGTAACAACTTTCTTTAATAAGACAGCTGATAACAACTGGACATATAGAGTTATGTCAGATGGTGCAGATGTAAATGGTGGAACACCTGGTGTAATGGTAACTCAAGCTGAAGGTAACCTAATCTTCAACGATAAAGGCCAATTACAACAAGAAGTAGAAATATCTAATTCATTTAATTTTAATAAAGGTGCTGCTGCCGATCAAAAAATTGCATTCAACTTTGGTGAGTCAATTTCAGAAGGTGGTGACGGAACTGAAGCATCAACTCAGTATGGTTCTGGATCAGCACTTGCAAGACATACGCAAGATGGTTCATCTGCTGCGACACTTGCATCTCTTTCATTCAATGATAAAGGGATTCTTACTGCAGTATATGACAATGGTGAAGCAAGAGATATCGCTCAAATTGCTGTTGCAAAATTTGAAAACAACGAAGGTCTTTTCAAAGTAGGGAAGAACTTATTTAAAGAATCAAGAAACTCAGGACAACCAGCAATGGGGCAACCAGGTGATGCAGGACGTGGTGAAGTTCTTTCGAAATCAATCGAACTTTCAAACGTTGATATTGCAAATGAGTTCGTAAGCTTAATGACAGCACAAAGAAATTTCCAAGCAAATGCGAAGACGATTGGAACAGCTGATCAAATGTTACAAGAAATCTTTAGAATGAAAGGTTAA
- a CDS encoding ferredoxin: protein MADKNSKFALNAPGKFYVDDQCIACDACVMEAERFFAMNDEDGHAYVKLQPQNASELEECISALEACPVEAIGQDGE from the coding sequence ATGGCCGATAAGAATTCTAAATTTGCACTAAACGCACCTGGAAAGTTCTATGTTGATGATCAGTGTATCGCATGTGATGCCTGTGTTATGGAAGCTGAAAGGTTCTTTGCAATGAATGATGAAGACGGCCATGCGTATGTAAAACTTCAGCCACAAAATGCAAGTGAACTCGAAGAGTGTATCTCTGCTCTTGAAGCTTGCCCGGTTGAAGCTATTGGACAAGATGGCGAATAA
- a CDS encoding SurA N-terminal domain-containing protein produces the protein MSSSFQKKSSQIFLTLFIGIIVISFVMSGPFFGTGTPDTIGTVGSHDIKVREFNAEIQRQSQFYAQIFKGGQPLTSNELEQYKVYDSAVRNLVSSKLRLILAEEAGMAVGSEAIKEDIKKAPYFLTNGQFDLSKYKTLLAYNQLTPEDFEADTLNRLRDQKLQALATDISFSSDLLTTLNTLYKDKRLTDIITINADDIKKTLEISKKEISDYLAQDVNKKRVEAAFNSRKESLSQKEQIQARHILITVKDGKEKDALAKAENIKKDLTVKNFMAMAKKFTDEPSGKTTGGNLNWVSRGQMVPEFEKALFAMKAGQISGPVKTEFGYHLILAEAKKEAKEANLIDFETKIAKEFIQKEKDVKDLVTKATEEVTTRLNSGKDLKELKKKYSLSLKEGITVNKLEGFGADQAFKQEFVNELFSKEKGVFTVNEGTKVVIVASGPSKDTSKDYDLSQLKNMISSQTMKVMIEKLGESYTFKQNKFARLPNQ, from the coding sequence ATGTCATCTAGTTTTCAAAAAAAATCATCACAGATTTTCCTGACTCTTTTTATCGGGATTATCGTAATTTCATTCGTGATGAGTGGACCATTCTTTGGTACCGGAACACCAGACACAATTGGAACAGTAGGTTCACATGATATCAAAGTAAGAGAATTCAATGCCGAGATTCAAAGACAGTCACAATTCTACGCGCAGATTTTCAAGGGTGGACAACCACTAACTTCTAATGAACTTGAACAATACAAAGTATACGATAGCGCGGTTAGAAACCTTGTTTCATCTAAGCTAAGACTAATCCTTGCTGAAGAAGCAGGAATGGCAGTTGGAAGTGAAGCAATTAAAGAAGATATTAAAAAAGCTCCTTACTTCCTAACTAATGGACAGTTTGATCTTTCAAAATACAAGACTCTTCTTGCGTATAACCAACTAACGCCTGAGGATTTCGAAGCAGATACACTAAATAGACTAAGAGATCAGAAGCTTCAAGCACTAGCGACAGATATTTCTTTCTCTTCAGATCTTTTAACTACACTTAACACTCTTTATAAAGATAAGAGATTAACTGATATCATTACAATCAATGCTGATGATATTAAGAAAACTCTTGAGATCTCTAAAAAAGAAATTTCAGATTACTTAGCTCAAGATGTTAATAAGAAAAGAGTTGAAGCTGCTTTTAACTCAAGAAAAGAAAGTCTTAGTCAAAAAGAACAAATTCAAGCAAGACACATTCTTATTACAGTTAAAGATGGAAAAGAAAAAGATGCTCTAGCAAAAGCAGAAAATATCAAGAAAGACCTTACTGTTAAAAACTTCATGGCAATGGCAAAGAAATTTACTGACGAGCCAAGCGGGAAAACAACTGGTGGAAACCTTAACTGGGTATCACGTGGCCAAATGGTTCCAGAGTTTGAAAAAGCTCTTTTTGCAATGAAAGCAGGACAAATTTCAGGTCCAGTAAAAACAGAATTTGGTTATCACCTTATTCTTGCAGAGGCAAAGAAAGAAGCAAAAGAAGCTAACTTAATAGATTTTGAAACAAAAATTGCTAAGGAATTCATTCAAAAAGAAAAGGATGTAAAAGACCTTGTAACAAAAGCTACTGAAGAAGTTACTACTAGACTAAATTCAGGAAAAGATTTAAAAGAACTTAAAAAGAAATATAGCCTAAGCTTAAAAGAAGGGATCACAGTTAATAAACTTGAAGGCTTCGGAGCTGATCAAGCATTTAAACAAGAATTTGTGAACGAGTTATTTAGCAAAGAAAAAGGTGTTTTTACTGTTAATGAAGGAACGAAAGTAGTCATCGTCGCTTCTGGGCCAAGTAAAGATACTTCAAAAGACTATGATCTTTCACAACTAAAAAATATGATCTCTTCTCAAACGATGAAAGTAATGATCGAAAAGCTTGGTGAGAGTTATACATTTAAGCAAAATAAATTTGCGAGATTACCAAACCAATAA
- the mreC gene encoding rod shape-determining protein MreC, which translates to MNLSVNEGSKLKSVVNVLVLSLALWGVSKRDVNVKETTIFENIMMDTLAPLQRGVTFTHNKIVSFFDHYLFNVNASKINVGLTSKVAELEKEVFNLEQIKDENKRLKDLLEFGEEVQYKKILAQIVAWDSSSDFRVIRINKGSSHGIRLQSTVITANGVVGYIYRLTEHFADILTILDPSNRVDVIVNRTRSNGILEGFAGGKCMMKYVTRTDPVRLNDLVLTSGLGNIYPKGLKVGIVSRVERESYGITQNIVVSPTVDFSKLEEVAVLVSDANQKKMNEWQALDEADGDDEK; encoded by the coding sequence ATGAATTTATCGGTCAATGAAGGATCAAAACTAAAGTCAGTTGTGAATGTTTTAGTCCTCTCTTTAGCCCTGTGGGGTGTGTCAAAAAGGGATGTTAACGTTAAAGAAACGACGATTTTTGAAAATATAATGATGGATACGTTAGCACCGCTCCAAAGAGGTGTAACTTTTACGCATAACAAAATTGTTTCGTTTTTTGATCATTATTTATTTAATGTAAACGCGTCAAAAATTAATGTGGGGCTTACATCAAAGGTTGCAGAGCTTGAAAAGGAAGTATTCAACCTTGAGCAGATTAAAGATGAAAACAAGAGACTTAAAGATCTTCTCGAGTTCGGTGAAGAGGTTCAATATAAGAAAATTCTTGCTCAGATTGTAGCGTGGGACTCATCAAGTGACTTTCGCGTGATTCGTATTAATAAAGGTTCGTCACATGGAATTCGTCTGCAGTCGACTGTTATTACGGCAAATGGGGTAGTTGGTTATATATATCGCTTAACGGAACATTTTGCAGATATTCTAACGATCCTCGACCCAAGTAATAGAGTAGACGTTATTGTTAATAGAACTCGTAGTAATGGAATCCTTGAAGGCTTTGCAGGTGGGAAATGTATGATGAAATATGTTACTCGTACTGATCCTGTTAGATTAAATGATCTTGTTCTGACTTCAGGTCTTGGAAATATTTATCCAAAAGGTTTAAAAGTTGGAATCGTTTCACGTGTTGAACGCGAAAGTTATGGTATCACTCAAAATATTGTTGTTTCACCAACGGTAGATTTTTCAAAGCTTGAAGAAGTTGCAGTACTAGTTTCCGATGCAAATCAGAAAAAGATGAATGAGTGGCAGGCCCTTGATGAGGCTGACGGAGATGATGAGAAATGA
- the mrdA gene encoding penicillin-binding protein 2 gives MFGEEEVVKSHKGRADILLTLITLCFGIILIRLWYLQIYQGDMLYQYSLNNRLRKEVITAPRGMIFSRNNQLLVHNIPRFDAIIIPQYLVNKKQTLEKLSKILDMDVKDIEDTLAKFRGQAKYRPVRIKKNLSKQEVAIIETENEKMPGVQVETFISREYRDANVGSHLLGYISEISQSQLPKYIKRDNYDYKLGDFIGQAGVEEEFDHYLRGDDGYQFMEVDARGRMKRVISSNNLFAGIENKPATPGENIRLTIDRDLQLTAFNALEGKVGSVVAIDVNTGEVLSMVSRPSYDPTQFSRGLTSAYWASLVNDENNPLRDRTIQEHYPPGSTYKTFTAITALEKKLIKPDEELMCGPTFKLGRRTFHDWKKNGHGKTDVYKSLRSSVDVYFYKLAAQFDADDLAHYAKMFGLGAKTEITLPRETSGWIPTKEWKKKRFGVEWQLGENLIHAIGQGFNLVTPLQLALSYAAIANNGTVYRPQIIKEIFTNSGEVVKSFEPEVVSKAEVSQETLDAVKKGLYEVVNERKGTAWWYRGRGIRMAGKTGTAQVISMTSKELFSKCEEMPYRNRHHGLFVAFAPFDNPKIAVAAIVEHGCHGSSAGAPIVRDVMETYMKKYYPEDYERYAKEDKAAYLEMLRKEKEEKLKKEAEAAAEENTPAPSDDE, from the coding sequence ATGTTTGGAGAAGAAGAAGTTGTAAAGTCCCATAAGGGACGAGCAGATATTCTACTAACACTAATTACTCTGTGTTTTGGAATTATTTTAATTAGACTTTGGTATCTTCAAATCTACCAAGGGGACATGCTTTATCAGTACTCATTGAATAATCGTCTTCGTAAAGAAGTTATTACGGCTCCACGCGGAATGATTTTCAGTAGAAATAATCAATTATTAGTTCATAATATTCCGCGTTTTGATGCAATCATTATTCCTCAGTATCTTGTTAATAAAAAGCAGACACTTGAAAAACTTTCTAAGATCCTTGATATGGATGTAAAGGATATTGAAGATACACTTGCTAAATTTAGAGGACAGGCCAAGTATCGTCCAGTTCGTATTAAAAAGAATCTTTCAAAACAAGAAGTTGCTATTATTGAAACTGAGAATGAGAAGATGCCAGGTGTCCAAGTCGAAACCTTTATTTCTCGTGAATATCGCGATGCAAACGTCGGAAGTCATCTCCTAGGATACATTTCAGAAATATCTCAGAGCCAACTACCAAAATATATTAAGCGTGATAACTATGATTATAAACTTGGAGACTTTATTGGTCAGGCAGGAGTCGAAGAAGAGTTTGACCACTATCTCCGTGGAGATGATGGTTATCAGTTTATGGAGGTTGATGCCAGAGGAAGAATGAAGAGAGTTATTAGTTCAAATAATCTCTTTGCTGGAATCGAAAATAAACCTGCAACCCCCGGGGAGAATATTCGTTTAACTATTGATCGTGACCTTCAGTTGACTGCTTTTAATGCACTTGAGGGGAAGGTTGGAAGTGTTGTCGCTATTGATGTAAATACTGGTGAAGTACTTTCTATGGTTTCAAGACCAAGTTATGACCCGACACAATTTTCACGTGGATTAACTTCGGCGTATTGGGCAAGTCTTGTTAATGATGAGAATAACCCTCTAAGAGATAGAACAATTCAAGAGCATTATCCTCCGGGATCAACTTATAAGACCTTTACTGCTATTACGGCACTCGAAAAAAAACTTATAAAACCTGATGAGGAGTTAATGTGTGGCCCAACTTTTAAATTAGGGCGTAGAACTTTCCACGACTGGAAAAAGAATGGACACGGTAAGACCGATGTATATAAATCACTTCGCTCTTCTGTAGACGTTTATTTTTATAAACTTGCCGCACAATTTGATGCCGACGACCTTGCTCACTATGCAAAGATGTTTGGACTTGGAGCCAAAACTGAGATTACACTTCCTCGCGAAACTTCAGGGTGGATACCAACTAAAGAATGGAAGAAAAAAAGATTTGGAGTTGAATGGCAGTTGGGTGAGAACCTGATCCATGCTATCGGACAGGGTTTCAACCTTGTGACACCATTACAGCTCGCACTCAGTTACGCAGCTATTGCAAATAATGGGACTGTGTATCGCCCACAAATTATTAAAGAGATTTTTACGAACTCAGGAGAAGTTGTTAAATCTTTTGAGCCAGAAGTTGTGAGTAAGGCTGAAGTTAGTCAGGAAACTCTTGATGCTGTTAAGAAAGGTCTTTACGAAGTAGTTAATGAAAGAAAAGGTACGGCCTGGTGGTATCGTGGACGTGGGATTCGCATGGCCGGGAAAACTGGCACGGCGCAGGTTATTAGTATGACCTCTAAGGAGCTTTTCTCTAAGTGTGAAGAGATGCCATATCGTAATCGTCACCATGGGTTATTCGTTGCTTTTGCCCCATTTGATAATCCAAAAATTGCTGTCGCTGCTATTGTCGAACATGGTTGCCATGGATCGAGTGCTGGAGCACCAATTGTGCGTGATGTGATGGAAACTTATATGAAGAAGTATTATCCAGAAGATTACGAAAGATATGCAAAAGAAGATAAGGCGGCTTATCTGGAAATGCTTAGAAAAGAAAAAGAAGAAAAATTAAAAAAAGAAGCTGAAGCAGCTGCAGAAGAGAATACTCCTGCTCCGTCTGATGATGAATAA
- the rodA gene encoding rod shape-determining protein RodA, with the protein MDASTIKDFFKRYDFSFFGIAIVIFLFGIINLYSATHASLNDHHANLYKVQLGWFFLSLVVGFAISFIQAKNFQRFSWAIYLFNVFLLVLVLFLGHQGMGARRWLLLGPIRVQPSELMKLSLVFILARWFSKNSPDQEMGIKELIAPLLLTLVPTVLTVLEPDLGTGLLLLLIFFIMAFFRKLKWKSLGIIALVGLISGAAMYQFGLKEYQRNRIKTFINPTADAKGTGYNAIQSKIAIGSGKFLGKGFRKSSQASLNYLPENHTDFVFSIYNEEHGFFGSILLIGLYLFLFYRFIWLSMNVPKIFDSVVIIGLMSIFFWHTFINMGMVMGLLPVVGLPLPLMSYGGSSLLTFGICCGVATSISNSRNMF; encoded by the coding sequence ATGGACGCTAGTACGATAAAGGATTTTTTTAAAAGATATGATTTCTCATTTTTTGGAATCGCTATAGTGATTTTTCTATTTGGGATCATTAATTTATATTCTGCAACTCATGCGTCTCTAAACGACCATCATGCAAATCTATATAAAGTACAACTTGGTTGGTTCTTTCTTTCTCTCGTCGTAGGTTTTGCGATTAGTTTTATTCAAGCTAAGAATTTTCAACGATTCTCTTGGGCCATTTATTTATTCAATGTTTTTCTTCTCGTTCTTGTTCTTTTTCTTGGACATCAGGGAATGGGGGCGAGACGTTGGCTTCTTCTGGGTCCTATTAGAGTTCAGCCTTCAGAGTTAATGAAGCTCTCTCTGGTATTTATACTTGCTCGTTGGTTTTCAAAAAACTCGCCGGATCAGGAAATGGGAATCAAAGAATTGATTGCACCACTATTATTAACACTTGTTCCAACTGTTCTTACTGTTCTAGAGCCAGATCTTGGTACGGGATTACTCCTGTTACTTATATTTTTTATCATGGCTTTTTTTAGAAAATTAAAATGGAAGAGTTTGGGAATCATTGCTTTAGTTGGTCTAATTTCTGGTGCGGCGATGTACCAATTTGGTCTTAAAGAATATCAAAGAAATAGAATTAAGACTTTTATTAACCCAACTGCAGATGCAAAGGGTACTGGTTATAATGCAATTCAATCTAAGATAGCAATTGGGTCTGGAAAGTTTCTAGGAAAAGGTTTTCGAAAATCTTCTCAAGCTTCTTTGAACTATCTTCCTGAAAATCATACGGACTTTGTTTTCTCTATCTACAATGAAGAACATGGTTTTTTTGGTTCAATTCTTCTTATTGGATTATATCTCTTTCTCTTTTATCGTTTCATTTGGCTTTCAATGAATGTGCCTAAGATTTTTGACTCCGTTGTTATTATAGGTTTGATGTCCATTTTCTTTTGGCACACATTTATCAACATGGGTATGGTTATGGGTTTGCTTCCTGTTGTTGGACTCCCTCTTCCTCTAATGTCATATGGAGGGTCATCGCTTCTAACATTTGGTATTTGTTGCGGTGTTGCGACTTCAATTTCAAACTCTCGAAATATGTTTTAA
- a CDS encoding response regulator produces the protein MASAIFYYFVGGDSEIVYVSLFLINFLLCIYLFLTREKANPHVNVDFENAILTSARVSIIATDLNGVITHFSKGAENLLGYSKEEMVGKQTPAIIHDVSEVVKRTKELNAELDENAEPGFMTFVRKVYQEDKDENEWTYIRKDGYRFPVILSVTPIKNKRNNIIGFLGIATDISQTKERERELELANQKALESGQVKTRFLANMSHEIRTPLNGIIGMGEILVGTKLDHEQESFVKYILSSSEQLQILLNDILDFSKIELGSISLNKKISRIDTFNTDIKSILAAFTKDKRIRANFIEKELPISVKIDEHRLRQVLSNLIVNACKFTQEGKIEVISSYDDGCLIYEINDTGVGIDAQYLEKIFQPFTQLENNDNRRFGGIGLGLSIVKELLDLMDAEISVESEIDVGTRFKVKVHCESFDFFEEEQFKTSIASSLSNVKILIVEDNHINQKVIAKVLEKAGASYDVVQNGRDAVIAVKERNYDLVLMDFQMPELDGPNATKEIRKFNTDIAIIALTANAFEEDKKACLLSGMNDFVAKPVRPSALINTIKRNI, from the coding sequence ATGGCATCAGCTATATTTTATTATTTCGTAGGTGGAGATTCTGAGATTGTTTATGTCTCCTTGTTTTTAATAAACTTTTTACTTTGTATTTATCTCTTTCTTACGAGAGAAAAAGCAAATCCTCATGTTAACGTTGATTTTGAGAATGCTATTCTTACGAGTGCACGTGTCAGTATTATTGCAACTGATCTTAATGGTGTCATTACTCACTTTTCTAAAGGAGCTGAGAATCTTCTTGGGTACAGTAAAGAAGAAATGGTTGGGAAGCAAACTCCTGCGATCATTCACGATGTCTCTGAAGTCGTGAAGAGAACAAAAGAGCTCAATGCAGAGCTTGATGAGAATGCGGAACCTGGCTTTATGACTTTTGTAAGAAAAGTTTATCAAGAGGATAAAGATGAGAATGAGTGGACTTATATTCGAAAAGATGGCTACCGATTTCCTGTTATTCTCTCAGTCACACCCATAAAAAACAAACGTAACAATATTATTGGTTTTCTCGGAATTGCGACAGATATATCCCAGACAAAAGAAAGGGAAAGAGAGCTTGAACTTGCTAATCAGAAAGCTCTTGAATCAGGACAAGTCAAAACTCGTTTTCTCGCAAATATGAGTCATGAAATTCGTACTCCATTAAATGGAATTATTGGAATGGGAGAGATTCTTGTTGGGACAAAGCTTGATCATGAGCAAGAATCCTTTGTTAAATATATTCTATCCTCAAGCGAGCAGCTTCAAATTCTTTTGAATGATATTCTTGACTTCTCTAAGATAGAGCTTGGAAGTATTAGTTTGAATAAGAAAATATCTCGAATTGATACTTTCAATACAGATATCAAAAGTATTCTGGCTGCATTCACTAAAGATAAAAGAATTAGAGCAAACTTTATTGAAAAAGAGCTCCCTATATCGGTGAAGATAGATGAGCATCGATTAAGACAAGTTCTTTCTAATCTTATCGTGAATGCATGTAAATTCACTCAAGAAGGAAAGATTGAAGTTATTTCCTCTTATGATGATGGTTGTTTGATTTATGAAATTAATGATACAGGGGTTGGTATTGACGCTCAGTATTTGGAAAAGATCTTTCAACCTTTCACACAACTGGAAAATAACGACAATAGAAGATTTGGTGGAATTGGACTTGGACTTTCAATTGTAAAAGAGCTTCTTGATCTTATGGATGCAGAGATTTCAGTGGAGAGTGAAATTGATGTGGGAACAAGGTTTAAAGTAAAAGTTCATTGTGAAAGCTTTGATTTTTTTGAGGAGGAGCAGTTTAAAACAAGTATTGCTTCAAGTCTTTCTAATGTAAAAATTCTAATCGTTGAAGATAATCATATTAATCAAAAAGTTATTGCAAAAGTTTTAGAAAAAGCGGGTGCTAGTTACGATGTTGTCCAAAATGGTCGCGATGCGGTAATTGCCGTTAAAGAGCGTAACTATGACTTAGTGTTGATGGACTTTCAGATGCCTGAGCTTGATGGACCAAATGCGACTAAAGAGATTAGAAAGTTTAATACCGATATTGCTATCATTGCCCTGACGGCCAACGCATTTGAAGAAGACAAGAAGGCATGCTTGCTTTCGGGAATGAATGACTTTGTTGCTAAGCCAGTACGGCCTTCCGCTCTCATTAACACTATCAAACGAAATATCTAA